A single genomic interval of Novosphingobium ginsenosidimutans harbors:
- a CDS encoding VOC family protein: protein MTDVTICLWYDGTAEEAANFYASVFPDSSVSAVHYAPADFPSGKAGDPLTVEFTVLGVKCLGLNGGPIFPHTEAFSFQVATDSQEETDRYWNAIVGNGGAESACGWCKDKWGLNWQITPRVLTEGMADPDPAVRSRVFEAMMTMHKIDHAAIEAARAG, encoded by the coding sequence ATGACCGATGTGACGATCTGCCTGTGGTACGATGGCACGGCAGAAGAGGCGGCGAACTTTTACGCCTCGGTCTTTCCGGACAGTTCGGTCAGCGCGGTTCACTACGCTCCGGCCGACTTCCCTTCGGGCAAAGCGGGCGATCCACTGACGGTCGAGTTCACCGTGCTCGGTGTGAAATGCCTGGGCCTCAATGGCGGGCCAATCTTCCCGCATACCGAGGCGTTCTCGTTCCAGGTTGCAACTGACAGCCAGGAAGAGACCGACCGCTACTGGAACGCCATTGTCGGCAATGGCGGGGCCGAAAGTGCCTGCGGCTGGTGCAAGGACAAGTGGGGCCTCAACTGGCAGATCACCCCGCGCGTGCTGACCGAGGGCATGGCCGATCCCGATCCGGCTGTGCGCAGCCGGGTGTTCGAAGCGATGATGACAATGCACAAGATCGACCATGCCGCGATCGAAGCGGCCCGCGCAGGTTGA
- a CDS encoding VOC family protein, with translation MTKLQGSWVWYELMTPDPAGAKAFYDAVIGWAMQPGTPETGDYGFIANADGGMTGGLLKLSQDMTDHGARPCWLGYIGVDDVDASVAAIEAAGGKSLMPARDVPMAGRIAMVADADGVPFYIMTPTPPPGGGESTCFSAMPHPGRCGWNELLAGSFDGAVSFYTGQFGWTLPDAMDMGPMGKYQFIAHDGTTVGAIMAKPDAVPAPLWCHYFWVESIAAAKERVTANGGHIVNGPHEVPGPLWIIQGVDPQGALFSLVGNP, from the coding sequence ATGACTAAGCTTCAAGGCAGCTGGGTCTGGTACGAACTGATGACGCCGGACCCGGCCGGAGCGAAGGCATTCTACGATGCCGTAATCGGCTGGGCGATGCAGCCGGGCACGCCGGAAACCGGCGACTATGGCTTTATCGCCAATGCCGATGGCGGGATGACTGGCGGCCTGCTCAAACTCTCGCAGGACATGACCGACCACGGCGCGCGGCCCTGCTGGCTGGGCTATATCGGGGTCGACGATGTCGATGCCAGCGTCGCGGCGATTGAGGCGGCTGGCGGCAAAAGCCTGATGCCCGCGCGCGACGTGCCGATGGCGGGACGGATCGCCATGGTCGCCGATGCTGATGGCGTGCCGTTCTATATCATGACGCCGACGCCGCCGCCCGGCGGCGGTGAAAGCACCTGCTTTTCGGCCATGCCGCACCCGGGTCGCTGCGGCTGGAACGAGCTTCTGGCCGGAAGCTTCGACGGCGCGGTATCCTTCTACACGGGCCAGTTCGGCTGGACCCTGCCCGATGCGATGGACATGGGCCCGATGGGCAAATACCAGTTCATCGCGCATGACGGCACGACTGTTGGCGCGATCATGGCCAAGCCCGATGCCGTCCCTGCCCCGCTCTGGTGTCACTACTTCTGGGTCGAATCCATCGCTGCCGCCAAGGAGCGGGTCACCGCCAACGGCGGCCATATCGTCAATGGTCCGCATGAGGTGCCCGGCCCGCTGTGGATCATCCAGGGCGTTGACCCGCAAGGCGCACTGTTCTCGCTGGTCGGGAACCCTTGA
- a CDS encoding pirin family protein, translated as MTIQTTIQPVTHDLGAFQVRRVLPSPRQVMVGPFVFVDQFGPAILPPGTAMDVRPHPHIGIATVTWLFEGAIDHRDSLGTFATIRPGQVNLMTAGRGIVHSERGLPAEREIAKPMYGMQTWLALPDGKEEIDPAFEAQTDLPLVEDSCVSARVIMGSLWGHTARTTQHSDTIYAEIVLAPGGAIPIDSEADERAVMLVGGEASLDGAALGPYELAVLAPGQPMRLASERGGRVMLLGGAAIGSPRHVWWNFVSSSRDRINQAKDDWRQGRFAKVPGDEDEFIPIPQVPLTNSDNS; from the coding sequence ATGACCATCCAGACCACGATCCAGCCGGTCACGCACGATCTTGGCGCCTTCCAGGTGCGCCGGGTGCTCCCCTCGCCCCGGCAGGTCATGGTCGGGCCGTTCGTTTTTGTTGACCAGTTCGGCCCTGCGATCCTTCCGCCCGGCACCGCGATGGACGTGCGCCCGCACCCGCATATCGGCATTGCCACGGTGACCTGGCTGTTCGAAGGCGCGATCGACCACCGCGACAGTCTGGGCACCTTCGCCACGATCCGCCCCGGCCAGGTCAACCTGATGACCGCGGGGCGCGGCATCGTCCATTCCGAACGCGGACTGCCGGCCGAGCGTGAGATCGCGAAGCCGATGTATGGAATGCAGACCTGGCTCGCCCTCCCCGATGGCAAGGAGGAGATCGACCCGGCCTTCGAAGCACAGACCGACTTGCCGCTGGTCGAAGATTCCTGCGTTTCCGCCCGGGTCATCATGGGCAGCCTGTGGGGCCACACGGCCCGCACCACCCAGCATTCGGACACCATCTATGCCGAGATCGTCCTCGCCCCCGGCGGTGCGATCCCGATCGACAGCGAAGCGGACGAGCGGGCCGTCATGTTGGTTGGCGGCGAGGCGAGCCTGGATGGCGCGGCGCTGGGACCTTACGAATTGGCCGTCCTCGCACCCGGCCAGCCGATGCGGTTGGCCAGCGAGCGCGGCGGGCGCGTCATGCTGCTGGGCGGTGCGGCGATTGGCAGCCCGCGGCATGTCTGGTGGAACTTCGTTTCCTCAAGCCGCGATCGGATCAACCAGGCCAAGGATGACTGGCGGCAAGGCCGCTTTGCCAAGGTGCCCGGGGACGAGGATGAATTCATCCCGATCCCGCAGGTGCCACTGACCAACAGCGACAACAGCTAA
- a CDS encoding SRPBCC domain-containing protein, with protein sequence MNELSVTRLIAAPPAKVWDALVNRTNEWWCPVPWRAEVDWGERRAGAATHTVMYGPDGEVHQHPGLILAWDEGRRVASTDSIVGDLEPNTPFMIGIWEIAPEGDGTRYTARARHWSVEAMEQHREMGFEQGWNACTDQLQALCER encoded by the coding sequence ATGAACGAATTGTCCGTCACCCGTCTGATCGCCGCCCCGCCCGCAAAGGTCTGGGACGCACTCGTCAACCGCACCAATGAATGGTGGTGTCCGGTGCCCTGGCGCGCCGAAGTTGACTGGGGTGAGCGCCGCGCTGGCGCTGCCACCCATACCGTCATGTACGGCCCGGATGGCGAAGTGCACCAGCATCCTGGCCTGATCCTCGCCTGGGACGAGGGCCGCCGGGTCGCCTCAACGGATTCGATTGTTGGCGACCTTGAGCCCAACACGCCTTTCATGATCGGCATATGGGAGATCGCGCCAGAAGGCGACGGCACCCGCTATACCGCCCGCGCCCGCCACTGGAGCGTCGAGGCAATGGAACAGCACCGCGAGATGGGTTTCGAGCAAGGTTGGAATGCCTGCACCGACCAGCTGCAGGCGCTCTGCGAGCGCTAG
- a CDS encoding J domain-containing protein: MAPGCREAGEFRAPGERRPGFDGPGDYRWFCLDHVRAFNAGYDWFAGMTPEEIMRAQNPIHGWERETRAFSPTAGIDSAPRWADFKDPLEAISGRARARKPAQRQDGRAVTPDERRALDVLGLALDASRSDLRSRYSQLVRKYHPDRNGGDRSFEARLQEVVEAYQLLRKAVAFA; this comes from the coding sequence ATGGCTCCCGGATGCCGGGAAGCCGGGGAATTCCGCGCACCCGGTGAACGCCGCCCCGGATTTGACGGGCCGGGTGACTATCGCTGGTTCTGCCTTGATCACGTCCGCGCGTTCAACGCCGGCTATGACTGGTTCGCCGGGATGACGCCTGAGGAGATCATGCGCGCGCAGAACCCGATTCACGGCTGGGAGCGTGAGACGCGCGCCTTCTCACCCACGGCCGGGATCGATTCGGCGCCGCGCTGGGCCGATTTCAAGGATCCGCTGGAAGCGATTAGTGGCCGGGCGCGGGCGCGCAAACCGGCCCAGCGGCAGGATGGCCGCGCGGTAACCCCGGACGAGCGCCGCGCGCTCGATGTGCTGGGCCTGGCGCTTGATGCGAGCCGCAGCGACCTGCGCAGCCGCTATTCGCAGCTTGTCCGCAAGTACCACCCCGATCGCAATGGCGGCGACCGCAGCTTCGAAGCGCGGTTACAGGAAGTGGTCGAGGCTTACCAGCTGCTCCGAAAGGCCGTGGCCTTCGCGTAA
- a CDS encoding glutathione S-transferase family protein produces the protein MKVYGFPISPFVRKVHLVAAEKGVPVELALSNPADPAAEFLAASPFRKIPALVDGDFTLCDSTAIVTYLDAIQPEPPITPGDAKAKAKAIWFEEFADTILIAAGGKIMFNRFVSPKLMGKPGDEAMAQQGERELEPILAYLESQCGDGWLAGDDFSIGDIAVAATFRSLGYVGLEPNPETHPRTAAWYARVKARPSWGPVAALEDKIVSRALGG, from the coding sequence ATGAAAGTCTATGGTTTCCCCATCTCGCCCTTTGTCCGCAAGGTTCACCTCGTCGCTGCCGAAAAGGGCGTGCCGGTTGAACTGGCGCTGAGCAACCCGGCCGACCCCGCGGCAGAGTTTCTGGCGGCGAGCCCGTTCCGCAAGATCCCGGCGCTGGTCGATGGCGATTTCACGCTGTGCGATTCGACCGCGATCGTGACCTATCTCGATGCCATTCAACCCGAACCCCCGATCACGCCGGGCGATGCCAAGGCCAAGGCCAAGGCAATCTGGTTTGAGGAGTTTGCCGATACGATCCTGATCGCGGCGGGCGGCAAAATCATGTTCAACCGCTTCGTCAGCCCCAAACTGATGGGCAAGCCTGGTGACGAGGCCATGGCCCAGCAGGGCGAAAGGGAGCTGGAGCCGATCCTGGCATATCTAGAGAGCCAGTGCGGCGATGGCTGGCTGGCCGGAGACGATTTCTCGATCGGCGACATTGCCGTTGCGGCCACGTTCCGCTCGCTGGGCTATGTCGGACTTGAACCCAACCCCGAAACACACCCCCGCACTGCGGCCTGGTACGCGCGGGTCAAGGCGCGGCCGAGCTGGGGACCGGTCGCCGCGCTGGAAGACAAGATCGTGAGCCGCGCGCTGGGCGGCTAG
- a CDS encoding BolA family protein, with product MTSPIATEIQALLTAAFAPSHLAVLNDSAKHHGHMGDDGSGESHFTVEIESAAFAGVSRLQRQRMVNAALGDIPGQRVHALAIKARAPGE from the coding sequence ATGACCAGCCCCATTGCGACCGAAATCCAGGCACTGCTCACCGCTGCTTTTGCGCCAAGCCACCTCGCCGTGCTCAACGACTCGGCCAAGCATCATGGCCATATGGGTGATGACGGCTCGGGCGAATCGCACTTTACGGTCGAGATCGAGAGCGCGGCCTTTGCCGGCGTTTCACGGCTGCAGCGCCAACGCATGGTCAATGCCGCGCTGGGCGACATCCCCGGCCAGCGGGTCCATGCACTGGCCATCAAAGCAAGGGCTCCCGGCGAATGA
- a CDS encoding DUF1428 domain-containing protein codes for MTYVDGFVIACPRANRDKFIAHARMGDAVFIEMGALRVVECWGDDIQPGHTTDFRMAVKAADDEEVLFSWIEWPDKATRDSAMARMTEMMNDPSKVDPRMDPAKNPMPFDGKRLIFGGFAPVVEMQQGDGTND; via the coding sequence ATGACCTATGTCGACGGCTTCGTGATCGCCTGTCCGCGCGCCAATCGCGACAAGTTCATCGCCCATGCCCGGATGGGTGACGCGGTCTTTATCGAGATGGGCGCGCTGCGCGTGGTCGAATGCTGGGGCGACGATATTCAGCCCGGCCACACCACCGATTTCCGCATGGCGGTGAAAGCCGCGGACGATGAAGAGGTGCTGTTTTCCTGGATCGAGTGGCCTGACAAGGCCACCCGCGACTCCGCCATGGCCCGGATGACCGAGATGATGAACGATCCCTCGAAAGTCGATCCGCGCATGGATCCGGCGAAAAACCCCATGCCCTTCGATGGCAAGCGTCTGATCTTTGGCGGCTTCGCGCCGGTGGTGGAAATGCAGCAGGGAGATGGCACCAATGACTAA
- a CDS encoding glutathione S-transferase family protein, with protein sequence MAAYTFFTNPMSRGQIARWALHEAGVDYDQVLVSWDSKPPALLAANPMAKVPTLIHHSETGNKVITECAAICAYLAEAQPEAGLGPSADESADYFRWLFFAAGPVEQAIITRSMGWELPVERQAMAGWGSYERTIAALEGHFEGNNYVCGERFTMADVYVGSQVDWGLTFGSIPPNEAFVAYAERLQARPAYKEAKGIDNALIEESRK encoded by the coding sequence ATGGCCGCCTATACCTTCTTCACCAACCCGATGAGCCGCGGCCAGATCGCCCGTTGGGCATTGCATGAGGCGGGCGTCGATTACGACCAGGTGCTGGTAAGCTGGGATAGCAAGCCCCCCGCGCTCCTCGCCGCCAACCCGATGGCGAAGGTGCCGACGCTGATCCACCACAGTGAGACGGGCAACAAGGTCATCACCGAATGCGCTGCGATCTGCGCCTACCTGGCCGAAGCGCAACCGGAGGCCGGACTTGGACCGTCGGCAGACGAGTCGGCGGATTATTTCCGCTGGCTGTTCTTCGCTGCAGGACCGGTCGAGCAAGCGATCATCACCCGCTCAATGGGCTGGGAACTGCCGGTTGAGCGCCAGGCGATGGCCGGCTGGGGCAGCTACGAACGCACCATTGCCGCGCTCGAAGGGCATTTCGAGGGGAACAATTACGTGTGCGGTGAGCGTTTCACCATGGCGGACGTCTATGTTGGCAGCCAGGTCGACTGGGGCCTGACCTTCGGCTCGATTCCGCCGAACGAGGCCTTTGTCGCCTATGCCGAGCGGCTTCAGGCCCGCCCGGCCTACAAGGAAGCCAAAGGCATCGACAACGCGCTGATTGAGGAGAGCCGCAAATGA
- a CDS encoding glutathione S-transferase family protein: MPRSKRPAQVEPVLALYGHPFSSYTWKALIAFYANTTPFEFRMLDPNHPEHGAVVAAAGPLGQFPVLLDGETTVFEASCIIEYLHLHHPGRAPLLPGDSAAALDLRMLDRVFDLAVMSPMQEIVAEHIRSPGMPDPAIEGRARDKLDRAYRWLNAWLAKAPRTGDAITLIECAAAPSLFYADWVYPIPMQFDALRQWRAHLLSLPAVARCVDEARPYRHFFPLGAPNRD; encoded by the coding sequence ATGCCGCGATCGAAGCGGCCCGCGCAGGTTGAGCCGGTGCTGGCGCTCTACGGCCACCCCTTCTCTTCCTACACGTGGAAGGCGCTGATCGCCTTCTACGCCAACACCACACCTTTCGAATTCCGGATGCTCGATCCGAATCACCCAGAGCATGGCGCGGTGGTCGCCGCGGCAGGTCCGCTCGGCCAGTTCCCGGTGCTGTTGGACGGCGAGACGACGGTCTTCGAGGCGAGCTGCATTATCGAATACCTGCACCTCCATCATCCCGGCCGGGCCCCGCTATTGCCGGGTGACTCTGCGGCGGCGCTCGATCTGCGCATGCTCGACCGGGTGTTCGATCTGGCGGTGATGAGCCCGATGCAGGAGATCGTCGCAGAGCACATCCGTTCCCCCGGCATGCCCGACCCGGCCATCGAGGGCCGCGCCCGCGATAAGCTGGACCGCGCCTACCGCTGGCTCAACGCCTGGCTGGCCAAGGCCCCGCGCACTGGCGATGCGATCACGTTGATAGAGTGCGCCGCCGCGCCCAGCCTGTTCTATGCCGATTGGGTTTACCCGATCCCGATGCAGTTCGATGCCCTGCGCCAGTGGCGCGCGCACCTGCTCAGTTTGCCGGCCGTTGCCCGCTGCGTCGATGAAGCGCGGCCCTATCGCCACTTTTTCCCGCTCGGCGCACCCAACCGCGATTAA
- a CDS encoding glutathione S-transferase family protein, translating into MAAYTFYTNPRSRGLIASWALHEVGADFAMVPVGWREKPPALLAANPLGKVPTLVHHAPEGDRVVTEAAAICSYLAEEHPEAGLLPNPAERGHYHRWLFFAAGPLEQALMARMLGWELPAEREGTAGFGSFDRTVAALDVHLSQHDFACGTRFTMADVYLTSQFDWGLNLKLLPRHDAFLAYAERCHARPAYQAALAADRELYRQTKAQG; encoded by the coding sequence GTGGCGGCCTATACCTTCTACACCAACCCGCGTTCGCGCGGGCTGATCGCCAGTTGGGCGCTGCACGAGGTCGGGGCTGACTTCGCAATGGTCCCGGTTGGTTGGAGGGAGAAGCCCCCCGCCCTGCTCGCCGCCAATCCGCTCGGCAAGGTCCCGACCCTGGTTCACCACGCGCCCGAAGGCGACCGCGTGGTGACCGAGGCGGCGGCGATCTGTTCCTACCTGGCCGAGGAGCACCCCGAGGCCGGCCTGCTCCCCAACCCGGCCGAGCGAGGCCATTATCACCGCTGGCTCTTCTTCGCCGCCGGGCCGCTGGAGCAGGCGCTGATGGCGAGAATGCTTGGCTGGGAACTGCCGGCGGAGCGCGAAGGCACTGCCGGGTTCGGCAGTTTCGACCGGACCGTCGCCGCGCTGGACGTCCATCTGTCGCAGCATGACTTTGCCTGCGGGACACGCTTCACCATGGCCGACGTCTACCTCACCAGCCAGTTCGACTGGGGCCTGAACCTGAAGCTGCTGCCCCGGCACGACGCCTTTCTGGCCTATGCCGAGCGGTGCCATGCCCGTCCGGCCTATCAGGCAGCCTTGGCAGCAGACCGCGAACTCTACCGCCAGACCAAGGCACAGGGCTGA
- a CDS encoding VOC family protein, with amino-acid sequence MSRMIFVNLPVADLPHATRFYTALGFANNPQFTDETAACMVWSDAIYVMLLTHPKWQGFTTRPICPQGSSEVSLALALDDRAEVDKLVELGAAHGGTADVNPPEDHGFMYQRTILDPDGHVWEPFWMDPAFAGGEAKTEEVGQ; translated from the coding sequence ATGAGCCGAATGATTTTCGTCAACCTGCCGGTGGCCGACCTGCCCCACGCCACGCGGTTCTACACCGCGCTGGGCTTTGCCAATAACCCGCAATTCACTGACGAGACCGCCGCCTGCATGGTCTGGTCGGATGCCATTTACGTCATGCTGCTGACCCATCCGAAGTGGCAGGGCTTCACCACGCGGCCGATCTGCCCGCAGGGGTCGAGCGAGGTCTCGCTCGCTCTGGCGCTCGATGATCGCGCCGAGGTCGACAAGCTGGTGGAACTGGGCGCGGCCCATGGCGGAACAGCAGACGTGAACCCGCCGGAAGATCATGGCTTTATGTACCAACGCACGATCCTCGATCCGGACGGCCATGTCTGGGAGCCGTTCTGGATGGACCCGGCCTTTGCCGGCGGCGAGGCCAAGACCGAGGAGGTGGGGCAATGA
- a CDS encoding alpha/beta fold hydrolase, with product MEQIRVKLANAIELDVVDVGPRDGPVLIFLHGFPDSHRTWRHQIAHLSGRYRCIAPDQRGYRGSSKPVGVENYTPDKLIGDVFQLADALGVGPFTIVGHDWGGAIAWGVAIMGQLNGRVTRAVVMNAPHPTIFPKLLYTNRQQRQASQYFRVFRDSASDELVEQFGLGGVLLKAFGEVPENPKMDPAERAALMEDYANREASIAMLNWYRASPMEVLDMDAPYELPAGYQPPALPKLTIPTLVVWAMDDIALPAANLDGLDEVIEDLTLVQVPGCGHFVQWEAPDEVNAALDGFLARTGHG from the coding sequence ATGGAGCAGATCCGAGTCAAACTCGCCAACGCGATCGAACTCGATGTGGTTGATGTCGGCCCGCGCGACGGGCCGGTGCTGATCTTCCTTCATGGTTTTCCCGACAGCCACCGGACCTGGCGTCACCAGATCGCACACCTGTCTGGCCGCTATCGCTGCATCGCGCCGGACCAGCGCGGCTATCGCGGTTCGTCCAAGCCCGTGGGGGTGGAGAACTACACGCCCGACAAGCTGATCGGCGACGTATTCCAGCTGGCCGATGCGCTGGGCGTCGGGCCGTTCACCATCGTCGGGCATGACTGGGGCGGCGCGATTGCCTGGGGCGTGGCGATCATGGGGCAGCTCAATGGCCGGGTAACGCGCGCCGTCGTGATGAACGCGCCGCACCCCACGATCTTCCCCAAGCTGCTCTACACCAACCGTCAGCAGCGCCAGGCCAGCCAGTATTTCCGCGTGTTCCGCGATTCCGCCAGCGACGAGCTGGTCGAGCAGTTCGGCCTTGGCGGTGTGCTGCTCAAAGCCTTTGGCGAGGTGCCGGAAAACCCCAAAATGGACCCGGCCGAGCGCGCTGCGCTGATGGAGGACTATGCCAACCGCGAGGCCTCCATCGCCATGCTGAACTGGTACCGCGCCAGTCCGATGGAAGTGCTCGACATGGATGCGCCCTATGAGCTTCCAGCCGGATATCAGCCACCGGCCCTGCCCAAGCTGACCATCCCGACACTGGTGGTCTGGGCGATGGACGATATCGCCCTGCCCGCTGCGAACCTCGATGGGCTGGACGAAGTGATCGAGGACCTGACATTGGTCCAGGTGCCCGGCTGCGGGCACTTTGTGCAGTGGGAAGCCCCGGACGAAGTCAACGCCGCGCTCGATGGCTTCCTGGCGCGGACCGGCCATGGCTGA
- a CDS encoding SDR family NAD(P)-dependent oxidoreductase gives MSFKGQTAWITGASSGIGAALAKALAEQGARLVLSGRKIDALEAVAAECGSDCLILPFETTDIAALAPAVEQAWTWSGGIDLLVNNAGISQRSLAVETAYPVYQRIIDVDLLAPIALTQEILPKMAARKSGRLAYISSIAGKVGVPMRTAYCAAKFGLAGYADALRAETSVLGLKVHTIYPGSIRTDVSRNALTADGSARGASDSVIDNGIDPQVAAKWMLDAMLADQREIIVAEGGEAKMGELRRTPDALFDQVAAMMASGYAEKMKSEAKQ, from the coding sequence ATGAGCTTCAAGGGACAGACCGCCTGGATCACCGGCGCTTCATCGGGGATCGGCGCGGCGCTGGCCAAGGCGCTGGCGGAGCAAGGCGCGCGGCTGGTGCTGTCAGGCCGCAAGATCGATGCGCTGGAAGCCGTGGCGGCCGAATGTGGCAGCGATTGCCTGATCCTGCCGTTCGAGACGACCGACATCGCGGCGCTAGCTCCGGCGGTTGAACAGGCCTGGACCTGGTCAGGTGGAATCGACCTGCTGGTCAACAATGCCGGCATCTCGCAGCGCAGCCTGGCGGTGGAGACGGCCTATCCGGTCTATCAGCGGATCATCGATGTCGATCTCCTCGCGCCGATCGCGCTGACGCAGGAGATCCTGCCGAAGATGGCGGCGCGCAAGTCGGGCCGGCTCGCCTATATCTCGTCAATCGCGGGCAAGGTCGGCGTGCCGATGCGCACCGCCTATTGCGCGGCCAAGTTCGGCCTGGCTGGCTATGCCGATGCCTTGCGTGCGGAAACTTCGGTGCTGGGGCTCAAGGTGCATACGATCTACCCCGGATCGATCCGCACCGATGTCTCGCGCAATGCGCTCACCGCCGATGGATCGGCCCGCGGGGCTAGCGACTCTGTCATCGACAACGGGATCGATCCGCAGGTTGCGGCGAAGTGGATGCTGGACGCCATGCTGGCCGACCAGCGCGAGATCATCGTGGCCGAAGGCGGCGAGGCGAAAATGGGCGAGCTGCGCCGCACACCCGACGCCCTGTTCGATCAGGTCGCAGCGATGATGGCTTCTGGCTATGCCGAAAAGATGAAGTCAGAGGCAAAGCAGTGA
- a CDS encoding TetR/AcrR family transcriptional regulator, giving the protein MIPNRPFRPAPQTARDKLLEAGVRVVREQGFAATSVDDLCRAAGVTKGAFFHHFASKEALGVALAAYWSTSTGGFFAEAPYHHHARPIDRVLGYIDLRLALIAGPPESFSCVAGTMLQESFRTSDAIRAACEASIMGNAIALEGDIAAAMAEAGVTGTTAASLSRHVQTVIQGAFILAKSQAPDAAADLAREAIGHLRRYFELLFNVGGDEEE; this is encoded by the coding sequence ATGATTCCGAATCGCCCCTTCCGGCCTGCCCCGCAAACGGCGCGCGACAAGCTGCTGGAAGCAGGCGTGCGGGTGGTGCGCGAACAAGGCTTTGCCGCCACTTCGGTTGACGATCTGTGCCGTGCGGCAGGGGTCACGAAGGGCGCATTTTTCCACCACTTCGCCTCAAAGGAGGCGCTGGGTGTGGCGCTGGCGGCCTATTGGTCGACCAGTACGGGGGGCTTTTTCGCGGAGGCGCCCTATCACCATCACGCCCGCCCGATCGACCGCGTGCTTGGCTATATCGACTTGCGCCTGGCGCTTATCGCCGGGCCGCCGGAAAGCTTCAGCTGCGTGGCGGGCACCATGCTGCAGGAAAGCTTCCGCACCAGCGACGCGATCCGTGCGGCCTGCGAGGCGAGCATCATGGGCAACGCCATCGCGCTTGAGGGAGATATCGCAGCTGCCATGGCCGAAGCCGGCGTCACCGGCACGACTGCCGCCAGCCTCTCGCGCCATGTCCAGACCGTGATCCAGGGCGCCTTCATCCTGGCCAAGTCGCAAGCGCCCGATGCCGCGGCCGACCTGGCCCGAGAGGCAATTGGCCACCTGCGCCGCTATTTCGAACTGCTGTTTAATGTCGGGGGCGATGAAGAGGAGTAG